One Kiritimatiellales bacterium genomic window carries:
- a CDS encoding DUF1846 domain-containing protein — protein sequence MDKTGFDNERYLDEQSRYIIERAEQFENKLYLEFGGKLVCDHHAARVLPGFDPHVKLRLLQRLKERAELILCIYAGDIERKKIRADYGITYDVDVLRLIDDLRDHGLSIAGVVITRFNNQPAAMQFRNRLERRSVPVYVHQAIDGYPADVSRIVSEAGFGTNPYIQTAKPIVVVSAPGSNSGKMATCLNQLYHDYRRGIESGYAKFETFPVWNLPLNHPVNVAYEAATADLADVNMIDPFHLEAYGQTATNYNRDIETFPLLKQIFEKITGAACVYQSPTDMGVNRAGCAIVNDEVVRAAAIQEIIRRCFRYQCEYALGATDLSTVARVEKLMRDAGVALEDRAVVVPARRAAVRAETSGKGRDGIFCGAALQLPDGEMVTGCNSPLLHAASAMLLNAVKILAGMPDEMLLLSPVVIESIRHLKQDLLAARSPSLDLEETLIALSVSAASNPAAQMCLEKVPELRGCEVHLSHMPSSGDEAGLRRLGVNVTSDPEFAGHQLFLTEA from the coding sequence ATGGATAAAACCGGTTTTGATAATGAGCGCTATCTGGATGAGCAGAGCCGGTATATTATCGAGCGCGCAGAACAGTTTGAGAACAAGCTGTATCTCGAATTCGGCGGCAAACTGGTCTGCGACCATCATGCGGCGCGCGTGCTGCCGGGGTTTGATCCGCACGTGAAACTGCGCCTGCTGCAGCGCCTGAAAGAGCGCGCGGAACTGATCCTCTGTATTTATGCCGGCGACATCGAGCGCAAAAAAATACGCGCGGATTATGGCATTACATACGATGTGGATGTGCTGCGTCTGATTGACGATCTGCGCGATCACGGTCTCTCCATCGCCGGTGTTGTGATTACCCGCTTTAACAATCAGCCCGCCGCCATGCAGTTCCGCAACCGGCTGGAACGGCGCAGTGTACCGGTCTATGTGCACCAGGCTATCGACGGTTATCCGGCGGACGTAAGCCGGATTGTGAGTGAAGCGGGTTTCGGCACGAATCCGTATATTCAAACGGCCAAGCCGATTGTGGTGGTTTCAGCGCCGGGATCGAACAGCGGCAAGATGGCAACCTGTCTGAATCAGCTTTACCATGACTACCGGCGCGGCATCGAATCCGGTTATGCGAAGTTCGAGACGTTCCCGGTGTGGAATCTGCCGCTGAATCATCCGGTGAATGTGGCGTATGAAGCGGCCACGGCGGATCTGGCGGACGTGAATATGATTGATCCGTTTCATTTAGAGGCGTACGGCCAAACCGCGACGAATTACAACCGCGATATCGAGACATTTCCGCTGCTGAAACAGATTTTTGAAAAAATCACCGGCGCCGCCTGTGTTTATCAGTCGCCGACGGATATGGGCGTAAACCGCGCCGGCTGTGCGATTGTGAATGACGAGGTGGTGCGTGCGGCGGCGATTCAGGAAATTATCCGGCGCTGCTTCCGGTATCAATGCGAATACGCACTTGGCGCAACCGATCTGTCAACGGTGGCGCGCGTCGAAAAACTGATGCGGGACGCCGGCGTGGCGCTGGAAGACCGTGCGGTGGTGGTTCCGGCGCGCCGGGCGGCGGTGCGCGCTGAAACATCCGGCAAGGGCCGCGACGGCATTTTTTGCGGTGCGGCGCTGCAGCTGCCGGACGGGGAGATGGTCACCGGCTGTAATTCGCCGCTGCTGCACGCGGCCTCGGCGATGCTGCTGAATGCCGTGAAAATTCTCGCCGGTATGCCGGACGAAATGCTGCTGCTGAGTCCGGTGGTGATTGAATCGATCCGGCACTTGAAGCAGGATCTGCTCGCGGCGCGTTCGCCGAGCCTGGATCTGGAGGAGACGCTGATTGCGCTGAGCGTCAGTGCGGCGTCGAATCCGGCGGCGCAAATGTGTTTAGAAAAGGTGCCGGAGCTGCGCGGGTGCGAGGTGCATCTGTCGCACATGCCGTCGTCGGGCGATGAAGCCGGTTTGCG